In the Arachis ipaensis cultivar K30076 chromosome B10, Araip1.1, whole genome shotgun sequence genome, one interval contains:
- the LOC107620038 gene encoding uncharacterized protein LOC107620038 — protein sequence MIFKTLEEAGKFYKHCSKLAGFSTKIRNTTRDGDKIKNQLIVCSREGMRKSKISPTLKTNPSAGLNCPARIYVQIMKDISLWTISKVILNHSHPCCADQAEMLKQHRELSMFVRRTIETYEEAGIRPSKTYQSFVAAAGSHRELGFIEKDIRNYITREVRNISEEDDAKEFGKYLVRMKEKN from the coding sequence ATGAttttcaagacactagaagaagcTGGAAAGTTCTACAAACATTGTTCCAAACTTGCTggtttttctaccaaaataagaAACACAACTCGGGACGGAgacaagattaagaatcaactaattgtATGTTCCAGAGAGGGGATGCGAAAATCAAAGATATCTCCAACTTTGAAGACAAACCCTTCAGCTGGATTAAATTGTCCAGCCAGAATTTATGTGCAGATAATGAAGGATATTAGTCTTTGGACAATTTCCAAAGTTATTTTGAATCACTCACATCCTTGTTGTGCAGACCAGGCTGAGATGCTCAAACAACATAGGGAGCTTAGCATGTTCGTGCGTCGCACCATCGAAACCTACGAGGAAGCCGGAATCAGAccgagcaaaacttaccaatcatttgtggcAGCAGCTGGCAGCCACCGTGAACTAGGTTTTATAGAAAAAGATATCAGAAATTACATCACAAGGGAAGTACGGAATATTTCCGAAGAAGacgatgccaaagaatttggCAAGTACCTagttagaatgaaagagaagaactaA
- the LOC107623181 gene encoding receptor-like protein kinase HAIKU2 → MFTGIILRHGSPQPVFLLLFLLNALFFLCFVTSSHETELQILMSFKSSIQSSKPNVFSSWNQANSHCNFTGIVCSDGSVSEINLASKALVGTLPFDSICELQMLKKISVESNLLHGIISDDLKKCKNLKYLDLGGNSFTGSVPDLSTLNKLEYLNLNASGISGAFPWKSLENLTELTFLSVGDNLLEKSKFPLEVLKLSNLSWLYLTNCSITGNIPIGIGNLTKLGNLELSDNHLTGEIPKDIVHLQRLWQLELYDNFLSGKIPVGFGNLTNLEYFDASNNQLEGDLSQITSSLKSLSSLQLFQNKLSGTIPEELGELKSLKELSLYGNMLTGPLPQKLGSYGGMDYIDVSDNSLSGSIPPDMCKNNHMTDFLLLNNSFTGTIPETYANCSSMIRFRASRNSLSGVVPSGLWSLPNLQIIDLSMNHLEGSITSDIGKAKSLAQIFLSKNQFSGELPLEISEASSLVSIELDSNQISGQIPDTIGNLKKLTTLNLNMNNVSGVIPYSISSCVSLNGINFAGNSLSGEIPVGIGSLLTLNSLNLSSNKLSGEIPSSLSAQRLSLLDLSNNQLSGPIPDSLAISAYKDGFMGNPQLCSQILENFKPCSFESGGSRRIRTLVLCLIAALMVIAVSLCYILFLKLKQDKFEKPVLKTNSWDIKQYHLLNFNQSEIINGIKAENLIGKGGSGNVYRVVLKSGEEFAVKHIWTSNPSDRGSYRSTSAMLKRCSRSSSEYDAEVATLSSIRHVNVVKLYCSITSEDSSLLVYEFLPNGSLWDSLHTSKKAQMGWEVRYEIALGAARGLEYLHHGCVRPVIHRDVKSSNILLDEEWKPRIADFGLAKIVHGGAGNLTHVIAGTLGYMAPEYAYTCKVTEKSDVYSFGVVLMELVTGKRPIEAEFGESKDIVYWVCSNMRSKEEALELVDSTIAKHSREDAMKVLRIAALCTAKIPSSRPSMRMVVQMLEEADPCALTNIVITHD, encoded by the exons ATGTTCACCGGAATAATTCTCCGCCACGGTTCGCCGCAGcctgtttttcttcttctttttcttctgaaTGCTCTGTTTTTCCTCTGTTTTGTTACCTCCTCTCATGAAACTGAGCTTCAAATTCTTATGAGTTTCAAGTCTTCTATTCAAAGTTCGAAACCAAATGTTTTCAGTTCATGGAACCAAGCGAATTCTCATTGCAACTTCACCGGGATTGTGTGCTCAGATGGTTCTGTCTCAGAAATCAACCTTGCAAGTAAAGCATTAGTTGGAACTCTTCCGTTTGACTCAATCTGTGAGCTTCAAATGCTGAAGAAAATCTCTGTAGAGTCCAATTTATTGCATGGGATCATCAGTGATGACTTGAAAAAGTGCAAGAATTTGAAATACTTGGATTTGGGTGGGAATTCATTCACTGGTTCGGTTCCTGATTTGTCAACTCTGAACAAGTTAGAGTACTTGAATTTGAATGCAAGTGGAATCTCTGGTGCATTTCCATGGAAATCATTGGAGAATTTGACAGAACTCACATTCTTGAGCGTTGGTGATAACCTTTTGGAGAAAAGCAAGTTCCCTTTGGAGGTTTTAAAGCTTTCAAATTTGTCTTGGCTTTACCTCACAAATTGCAGCATCACTGGGAATATTCCAATTGGTATTGGGAATCTCACAAAGCTTGGGAATCTTGAGCTTTCAGATAACCACTTAACTGGTGAGATTCCAAAAGATATTGTGCATCTTCAAAGGCTATGGCAACTTGAGCTTTATGATAACTTCTTGAGTGGGAAAATCCCTGTTGGATTTGGTAACCTTACAAATCTTGAATATTTTGATGCTTCTAATAACCAGCTTGAAGGTGATCTTTCTCAGATAACTTCATCATTGAAAAGCCTTTCATCATTGCAGCTTTTTCAGAACAAGTTATCAGGTACAATTCCAGAAGAGCTTGGAGAATTGAAAAGCCTCAAGGAACTTTCACTCTATGGTAACATGCTCACTGGTCCTCTTCCTCAGAAGCTTGGTTCCTATGGAGGCATGGATTACATTGATGTTTCGGATAATTCGCTTTCCGGTTCCATACCGCCTGATATGTGCAAGAACAACCATATGACAGACTTCTTACTTTTGAACAACAGCTTCACTGGAACCATACCTGAAACATATGCTAATTGTTCTTCCATGATTCGCTTTCGCGCGAGTCGCAATTCGCTTTCTGGTGTTGTTCCTTCAGGCCTATGGAGCTTGCCAAATCTCCAAATTATTGATCTTTCAATGAATCATTTAGAAGGGTCAATAACTAGTGATATTGGCAAAGCAAAATCACTTGCTCAGATTTTCTTGTCTAAAAATCAATTCTCAGGTGAGTTACCATTGGAAATCTCAGAAGCTTCTTCATTGGTATCAATTGAGTTAGATTCAAATCAAATTTCAGGACAAATACCAGATACTATTGGCAACTTGAAAAAGCTAACTACTCTTAATTTGAACATGAACAATGTTTCTGGTGTTATACCATATTCTATCAGTTCTTGTGTCTCTCTTAATGGAATAAACTTCGCTGGTAACTCTCTTTCCGGAGAAATACCGGTTGGTATTGGATCTTTGCTCACACTCAACTCATTGAACTTGTCCTCGAATAAACTTTCCGGCGAAATTCCATCAAGTTTATCTGCACAAAGGCTTAGCCTTCTTGATTTATCAAACAACCAGTTGTCTGGTCCCATACCAGATTCACTTGCTATCTCAGCTTACAAAGATGGTTTCATGGGGAATCCTCAGTTATGCAGCCAGATTTTGGAGAATTTCAAGCCATGCTCCTTTGAATCTGGGGGCTCGAGGCGAATCAGAACACTTGTGCTGTGTTTGATTGCTGCCTTAATGGTTATTGCTGTTTCTCTGTGCTATATCCTCTTCTTGAAACTGAAGCAGGACAAGTTTGAGAAGCCGGTTCTGAAGACTAATTCTTGGGATATCAAGCAGTATCACTTGCTAAACTTCAACCAGAGCGAGATCATTAATGGGATTAAGGCAGAGAACTTGATTGGCAAAGGAGGATCAGGGAATGTTTACAGGGTTGTGCTTAAAAGTGGCGAAGAATTCGCAGTCAAACACATATGGACTTCAAATCCGAGCGACCGGGGAAGTTATAGGAGCACCTCAGCAATGCTGAAAAGGTGTTCAAGGTCCTCATCAGAGTATGATGCAGAAGTGGCCACTCTCAGCTCCATAAGGCATGTCAATGTGGTGAAGCTCTATTGCAGCATCACAAGTGAAGATAGTAGCTTGCTTGTTTACGAATTCTTGCCGAATGGAAGCTTGTGGGATAGCTTGCATACAAGTAAGAAGGCTCAGATGGGGTGGGAGGTTAGGTATGAGATTGCACTGGGTGCTGCTAGAGGATTGGAGTATCTGCACCATGGTTGTGTTAGACCAGTTATACATAGAGATGTTAAGTCCAGTAACATCTTGCTTGATGAAGAATGGAAGCCAAGGATTGCTGATTTCGGTCTTGCTAAGATTGTTCATGGAGGAGCAGGAAATTTGACTCATGTCATTGCTGGAACACTTGGATACATGGCTCCTG AATATGCCTACACTTGTAAGGTGACAGAGAAGAGTGATGTTTATAGCTTCGGAGTAGTGCTAATGGAACTAGTAACAGGGAAGAGGCCTATAGAGGCAGAGTTTGGGGAGAGCAAGGACATTGTGTATTGGGTATGCAGCAATATGAGGAGCAAAGAGGAAGCTCTTGAGTTGGTGGATTCCACCATAGCAAAGCATTCCAGAGAAGATGCCATGAAGGTATTGCGAATCGCAGCATTGTGCACGGCCAAGATTCCATCTTCAAGACCCTCCATGAGAATGGTTGTTCAAATGCTGGAAGAGGCAGACCCTTGTGCTCTTACCAACATAGTGATCACACATGATTAA
- the LOC107623862 gene encoding uncharacterized protein LOC107623862: protein MASLFLRLRILPLAILLLHSQFASALFSAPESTTPYPKAISDLKETIVKGLGFTAEDFKITGFDPREAQVGHSVAYEFDVEIGQKVIPFKLLEDVNRWDYVDLPIFRVDEPGHQNGLVQKRDSGHGLPVLAPFQLAGPMELWIQDAKDMRISLPHDVDAGVLKKVILAEGAVVTVKGARSVSLRQPLDLPLPLNQSQNGFAAGLLTLAEHLRHASRTQDTPLLSLRIVGPTSLAAPSSTSDSPNNRLKLKRLAPGLVELSSPSNNKAIDALPTIDLHGEAQTLLTPTQFRTLWPLTSLNGSNANLLGFEKLLASVLGPKANKKGSFKLLKADVSAQTFVKIGFQAEKKLKEGDGFSLQGYPEWRTKPETVKMHFEVLAKVDGDKVIPERILPVTPVIVEDTVAPNLLTGNVTMSKMPIVQPAPDPFAL, encoded by the exons ATGGCTTCGCTTTTTCTTCGCCTTCGGATCCTTCCTCTCGCAATTCTTCTCCTCCATTCTCAATTCGCTTCCGCTTTGTTTTCCGCTCCTGAATCCACCACTCCATACCCTAAGGCGATTTCt GATTTGAAGGAAACGATTGTGAAAGGGTTAGGATTTACAGCTGAAGATTTCAAGATAACTGGGTTTGATCCAAGGGAAGCTCAGGTTGGGCATTCGGTGGCTTACGAATTCGATGTTGAGATTGGTCAGAAGGTGATACCTTTCAAGCTCCTTGAAGATGTAAACCGATGGGACTACGTGGATCTTCCAATTTTCCGGGTCGATGAACCGGGTCATCAAAACGGATTGGTTCAGAAGAGGGATTCGGGTCATGGGTTGCCGGTTTTGGCTCCATTCCAGCTCGCTGGTCCCATGGAGCTGTGGATTCAGGATGCTAAGGACATGAGGATCTCTCTCCCT CATGATGTAGATGCTGGGGTGTTAAAAAAAGTGATATTGGCTGAAGGTGCTGTGGTTACTGTCAAGGGTGCAAGGTCAGTTAGTCTAAGGCAGCCTCTTGATCTTCCCCTCCCCTTAAACCAATCGCAGAACGGATTTGCTGCTGGCCTTCTCACCTTGGCTGAGCATCTTCGACATGCCTCTCGTACCCAGGACACACCCCTCCTCTCTCTCCGCATTGTTGGTCCTACATCACTTGCGGCCCCGTCCTCAACGTCAGACTCTCCCAACAACAGGTTGAAGCTCAAACGTCTTGCACCTGGTCTTGTGGAGTTATCATCCCCATCAAACAACAAAGCAATTGATGCCCTGCCTACTATTGATCTCCATGGTGAAGCCCAGACACTACTTACTCCAACTCAGTTTAGGACACTATGGCCTCTCACTTCCCTGAATGGATCAAACGCCAACTTGTTGGGCTTTGAGAAACTGTTGGCCTCTGTGCTGGGTCCTAAGGCTAACAAGAAGGGCTCCTTCAAATTGTTGAAGGCTGATGTTTCAGCTCAGACATTTGTAAAGATAGGCTTTCAGGCTGAGAAGAAGCTAAAGGAAGGAGATGGGTTTAGTTTACAGGGTTACCCTGAGTGGAGGACTAAGCCTGAGACTGTGAAAATGCACTTCGAGGTGTTGGCTAAGGTTGATGGCGACAAAGTCATACCAGAGAGAATTTTGCCGGTAACTCCTGTTATCGTGGAGGATACTGTGGCGCCAAATCTACTCACGGGCAATGTAACCATGTCAAAGATGCCAATAGTTCAGCCTGCTCCGGATCCCTTCGCCTTGTAA